A segment of the Polyangiaceae bacterium genome:
CAACTTCGAGCGCACGCAGAGCTTGCTCGATCAGGGTGCATCGACCCAGCAGTCACTTGATTCCGCGCGGACAACTAAAGAGTCGGCGGAGGCGAGCTTGAAGGCTGAACAGGCAGGCTTGGACCTGCTCGAAGAAGGCTCACGCCCTGAGGATGTGTCGATTTCCCGAGGCCAGGTGGCGCTGGCGGAAGCGAACCTCGAAGAGGCGGGCACCGGCGCCGATAAGGTCGCGCTGAAGAAGCGTCAGCTGGACAAGGCGGAGGCGCAGCTGTCGAGTGCCAAGGCGGAGCTAGCCCTTGCCAAGCTGGCCCTCGACCGCACGACCCTGAAGAGCCCGACCGCCGGTGTGGTGGTGCGCGTGCAAGCGGACCCGGGAGAACACCTGTCGACCGGACAAGGCGCAGTCACCGTAGTCGATATCGACCACGCATACGTGGCGGCGAACGTCGAGGAGACCCAGTCTGCGCGGCTCGCCGAGGGGCAAGCGGTTCAGGTCTCGGTCGACGAGGGAGGCGAACTGCGCGGTCACGTCGACGTCGTCGCTCAGAGCGCCGCTTCCGCCTTTGCACTGATCCCCGCGGATAACGCCGCAGGCAACTTCACCAAGGTGGTGCAGCGCATCCCGATTCGTGTGGCGCTCGATCAGAACCCGCGACTCGCAGCGCTGCGGGTGGGGCAATCGGTGGAGCTGCGGATCCGCGTGCAATGACCCAATCCGCAGCCCTCGACCCGAGCTATCGCTGGAAGGTGCTCGGGGTGGTGATGGTCGGCACCGTGATGTCAGCGCTCGACGCCAGCATCGTGAACGTGGCGTTGCCAAACATCATGGCGAGCTTCGGCGCCAACGTGGACCAGATCGAGTGGGTGGTCACCGGCTACATGCTCGGCTTCTCCACCTTCATGCCACTCACCGCGTGGCTCCGCGAGCGCATTGGCTATCGCTCGCTGTACATGGGCAGCCTCGCCGTGTTCACCTTGGGTTCCGTATTGTGTGGGCTGGCGCCGAACCTGACCACGCTGGTCATCGCTCGGGTGATTCAGGCATTCGGCGGCGGCGCAGTGACCCCGACGGGGATGGCCTTGATCGCCGAGGTCTTTCCGCCCAAGGAGCGCG
Coding sequences within it:
- a CDS encoding HlyD family secretion protein; the encoded protein is MSAAPREAEVLGETESSGSQGRQPPAAPSRLSALRHPRVRRVLLGVVAALLAGAGLWWVRYRPYVTTDDARIAAPTVAVAADGVGGRVVKVLVREGERVEAGQALIQLDSDSERAQVLRAEASVKLAEANVAEAKTGLALERHLASASVSRAKATVHSAKAALLRTVHGPRNEELDQAKARVAAAKARVAEASRNFERTQSLLDQGASTQQSLDSARTTKESAEASLKAEQAGLDLLEEGSRPEDVSISRGQVALAEANLEEAGTGADKVALKKRQLDKAEAQLSSAKAELALAKLALDRTTLKSPTAGVVVRVQADPGEHLSTGQGAVTVVDIDHAYVAANVEETQSARLAEGQAVQVSVDEGGELRGHVDVVAQSAASAFALIPADNAAGNFTKVVQRIPIRVALDQNPRLAALRVGQSVELRIRVQ